The nucleotide window GGCGGATGCGCGCTCGGGGCCAAGGTGTGCTCCAGTGCGCTTCAGGCTCGCGCCTTCTCCGCCACCTCCGGCTCGATTCCGGCGCGCCCCTCCCTCAGTCGTCCGGCCAGATGCGCTGCTCGGATCCGGACGCGCCAAAGGTGAATCGCATGCTGGCCCAGCCCGATACCGCGCAGCCCTGGTACAAGGCAGGCACGAAAATGAGGTCGCGGCTGAACTTCCTGAGTTTGCGCACGAATCCAGAGTCGGGCATCCCTGTCACGATCGTGCTGTCGACCTTCCCACGTCGATCGACTCGCATCGTCAACGTGACCAACGAATCGAGGTACTTCTTCGGTGGTTGCCCCTTGATGATGACCATGGAACGCACGTAGGGTTTCCAGTACACGCCGCGTGTCGTGTCGCCCGGAGCCGGCAGGAAGACCTCTGTGCACTCCACCTCCGGCCGACGCGGCGGTCGTTCGCCCGTTTGCACGACCAATTGCCCTGATGCGGGAGTGGCCACAGTGAGCAACGCCGCCAGGGCGAGAAGAAGCCGAGTCATCTGGTACTCCGAGGGTGGTGCCTACAATCCTGGCTGCAGGGGTCGGTCGCGCGCCACTGCGCGCGCGGCCCGATTATCATTGCCTCCTTCTCCAAACCCTTTCCCGAGACTGTCATGACCGCTCCTGCGCTGAACGCGACCAACCTGGGCTGCTCCATCACCTGCACCGACCTCGCGGCCTCGATCCGCTTCTACCGCGATGCCATCGGGTTCGCCGTGGCGCAGCAATTCGAGAACGAGGGGAAGGTCGTCGCCGCCGTGATCGTCGCCGGCAACATCCAGATCGTTCTCAACCAGGACGACGGCAAGCTCGGCTGGGACCGGATCAAGGGGCAGGGCTGCTACCTGCAGATCAACGTCCCGACCTACGCCGACGTCGACAGCACGGCCGAGCGGATCAAGGCCAACGGCGGAACGCTGCTGAGCGAGCCGGCCGATCGCCCGTGGGGCGCGCGGATGTTCCAGTTCAAGGATCCCGACGGCTTCAAGCTCGGGGTGTCGACGCCGCTGGTGGCGTAGGCCCGACGGACCGCTAGAGCCGAACGCCCTGGGGTGCGGTGAACGTCGGATCCTCGACGTTCCCCGTGTTCCGGGTCGCGGCGGGCTCGAAGATCAGCACCTCGACCTCCTCGTCCGCGACCGTGCGGTGTTCCACGCCGCGCGGTACCACGAGGAACTCGCCGGGACCGAGCTCCACCACGCTGTTCCGGAACTCGACCAGGAAATGGCCGCGCACGCCGAGGAAGAGCTCGTCCTCGTGGTCGTGCTGGTGCCACACGAACGTTCCCTTGAACTTCGCGAGCTTGACCTCCTGCCCGTTCAGTTCGCCGACGACCTTGGGGCGCCAATGCTCTGTGATCAGGGCGAACTTCTCGGCGAGGTTGACCTTGTCCATCGTCCCTCCCAGATGCGCACGTGGCGCTCGGCCTGCGGTGGTCGTCCCAACCTCCGCTCAGAACCAGCGACGCACCCGCGCGCGATACGCTCGGTAGTCCTCGCCGAAGAGTCGCTCGAGATAGCGTTCCTCGCGATGGATCACCCCCACCTGCATCACCGCCAGCACCACCGGCAGGGCAAGCAGTGGCCAGACGCTGTTCCGCCAGACCGCGATGCCGAGATAGCAGAGCGTGAAGCCGACATACATCGGGTTCCGCGAGAAGCGATACGGCCCGACTGTCACCAGCGCCTTGGTCGGCTTCCAGGGCTCGGGATGGGTGCGTGCCTTCCGGAAGGCGAGCACGGCCGGGAGTGCAATGAAGCCGAGGAGTACCAGCACGAGCGCACCCGGCATCGTGGCGCGTCCGGCGACGAGCGGCCACGGCGACCAGCGGTTGAGCAGCAGGCCTGCCAGCAGCGGGACGCCGTAGATGAGCGGCGGCGGGGCGATCACTCCGGCGGTCCTGGCGCGCGGGGTGTCTGGCGTGTGCGTCCCGGAGGACATCAGTCGTTCACACGCCCGACGGATCAGCCTGCCCTGCAGCGAGGTAGATCCATGTCGCCTGACTCCTTGGCGGGCATCCTGCAAAGTGCTCAGGATCCACCATGACCGAAATGCCCTTCGACGATCAGTGGATGCAGCCCTGATCCGGAATGCTGACCCAGACCTTCCGCGACGAGCGTCACGCCGATGAGGAGCAGGAAGCTCAGGGCCAGCATCTTGACCGTGGGATGCCGGTCCACAAAGCCGCTGATCGCGTCTGCGAAGAAGATCATGAACGAAATGGCAATCAGCAGCGCCGTGATCGCATCTGAGGTCGCGCTGGCGGCATCGACAAAGCGCTGAACGACCACTGCGGGAGTCGGCACGGCGAGCAGCATGATCTGGATGCCGCTTCCTCAAGGAGGGCGCCCCGAGCGGACATGGCGCCTTCATCGCCGCAGTCATCGGGTTCGCGGATATCGGCGTGCGGTTCGCGAGCAGGAAGAGACCGGCCGCGAGCAGGATCAGGTCCGTCCGGTGGTCACTGCACCGGCACTGGTGAAGAGCGGGGCCGTCAGCTTGATGATCCACGCCAGCGAAAAGAGCAGCGCGACCCGCGAAATGACGGCGAGCAGGAGGCCAAGGCGCCGCGCCTTCGATTGCTGGCTC belongs to Gemmatimonadota bacterium and includes:
- a CDS encoding VOC family protein; this encodes MTAPALNATNLGCSITCTDLAASIRFYRDAIGFAVAQQFENEGKVVAAVIVAGNIQIVLNQDDGKLGWDRIKGQGCYLQINVPTYADVDSTAERIKANGGTLLSEPADRPWGARMFQFKDPDGFKLGVSTPLVA
- a CDS encoding cupin domain-containing protein, with product MDKVNLAEKFALITEHWRPKVVGELNGQEVKLAKFKGTFVWHQHDHEDELFLGVRGHFLVEFRNSVVELGPGEFLVVPRGVEHRTVADEEVEVLIFEPAATRNTGNVEDPTFTAPQGVRL
- a CDS encoding phosphatidylethanolamine N-methyltransferase family protein is translated as MSSGTHTPDTPRARTAGVIAPPPLIYGVPLLAGLLLNRWSPWPLVAGRATMPGALVLVLLGFIALPAVLAFRKARTHPEPWKPTKALVTVGPYRFSRNPMYVGFTLCYLGIAVWRNSVWPLLALPVVLAVMQVGVIHREERYLERLFGEDYRAYRARVRRWF